From the Deltaproteobacteria bacterium genome, the window GTCCTCCCGGATGAGGTTCCGGATCGCAGGGTTGGGGATCATGATCTCCAGCGCCAGCACCCGGCCGGGGGTCCCGGCCCTCGGCATCAGCGACTGGCTCATGACGCCCTCCATCACGAAGGAGAGCTGCGCCCGGACCTGCGGCTGCTGGTAGGGCGGGAAGACGTCGATGATCCGGTTGACGGTCTGCACGGCGGAGTTGGTGTGCAGGGTCGCGAAGGCGAGGTGGCCCGTCTCGGAGATGACCAGCGCGGACTCGATGGTCTCGAGGTCACGCATCTCGCCGACGAGGACCACGTCGGGGTCCTGCCGGAGGACGTACTTCAGGGCCTTCTTGAAGCTCTGGGTGTCCGCCCCGACCTCGCGCTGGTTCACCACGCAGTTCTTGTGCGGGTGCAGGTACTCGATGGGGTCCTCGATGGTGAGGATGTGCTCGTGGCGCTCGTTGTTCACCTTGTCGATGATCGACGCGAGCGTCGTGGACTTCCCCGAGCCGGTGGGCCCGGTCACCAGCACCAGGCCGCGGGGCCGCTTCGAGAGCTCGGCGACCACCGGGGGCAGGCCCAGCTCGGCGAAGCTCAAGATCTTGAAGGGGATGGTCCGGAAGGCGCCGGCCACGGCGCCGCGCTGCATGAAGATGTTCGCCCGGAAGCGGGAGAGGCCCTTGACGCCGAAGGAGAGGTCGAGCTCGTTCTCCTCCTCGAAGCGATGCTTCTGGGCATCGGTGAGGATCGAGTAGGCGAGCTGCTTGGTCTCGACCGGCGTGAGCGGCGCCGTCTTGAGCGGCACCAGCTTGCCGTCGATGCGCAGCTGGGGAGGCGAGCCGGTGGTGATGTGGAGGTCCGACGCCCCCTTCTCGACCATCGCCTTGAGAAGCTGATGAAGATTGGCCAAAGGGTCTCCTAGTTGTCGGGGGCCGTGTTGCCCACGACCTCGTCGATGCCGATGATTCCGGCCTTGAGCTTGTTGAGGGCGGCCATCCGCAGGGTCTGCATGCCGAGGCGGACCGCCTCCATCTTCAGCTCGGCCGTGGAGGCACCGTTGATGATCAGCTCCTTGAGCGGATCGGTCAGCAGCATCACCTCGTAGAGGGCCACGCGGCCCTTGGCGCCGAGGTCGTTGCAGGTGCGGCAGCCGACGGGCTCGTAGACCTCGAAGGAGCCGATGTCCTCGGGCGGGATGCCGAGATCGAGCAGGGCCTGGTCCTCGACCTCCGCCGGACGCTTGCACTCCACGCAGAGCTTTCGGGCCAGCCGCTGGGCCACCACCACGTTCACCGAGGCGGTGACCAGGAAGGGCTCGATGCCCATGTTCAGCATACGGCTGATGGTGGAGGGCGCGTCGTTGGTGTGGAGGGTCGAGAGCACCATGTGGCCCGTGAGCGCCGCCTTGACCGCGATCTCCGCCGTCTCGAAGTCACGGATCTCGCCGACCATGATGATGTCGGGGTCCTGCCGCAGGAAGGAGCGCAGGGCCGCGGCGAAGTTCAGGCCGATCTCGTCGTGCATCTGCACCTGGTTGATGCCGGCGAAGTTGAACTCGACGGGATCCTCGGCGGTGGAGATGTTCTCGGTGGTCTTGTTGAGATCGGCGAGCGCCGAGTAGAGGGTCGTGGTCTTGCCCGAGCCGGTGGGGCCGGTGACCAGGCACATCCCGTAGGGACGGTGGATGGCCTCGAGGAAGCTCTTCAGGGGCTGGGGCTCGAAGCCCAGCTTGGTCATGTCGAGCTGCAGGTTCGACTTGTCGAGCAGCCGCAACACCGCCTTCTCGCCGAAGAGGGTCGGGCAGATGCTGACCCGGAAGTCCATCTCGCGGCCCTTGCCCAGCTTCAGCTTGATCCGGCCGTCCTGGGGCAGCCGCCGCTCGGCGATGTCCAGCTCGGACATGATCTTGATACGGGAGGAGATCGCGTTGCGCAGCTTGAAGGGGGGCCGCATCACCTCGTAGAGGCGGCCGTCGATGCGGAAGCGCACCCGGAAGTCCTTCTCGTAGGGCTCGACGTGGATGTCGGAGCAGCCCTTCTTGATCGCGTCGATGAGGATGAGGTTCACCAGCTTGACGACCGGGGCGTCCTCGGCGGAGTCGATGTCGACGACGTCGTCGCCATCCAGCTCCGCGACCTCGATCTCGTCCGCGTCGAAGCCCTCCATCACGTCCTCGTAGGACGGACCGGACATGTAGTACCGCTCGATGGCCTCCTTGATGGACTCCTCGGCCGCGACCGCGACCTCGATGTTGTAGCCGGTGAGGAACTTGATGTCGTCGACGGCGAAGATGTTCGACGGGTCGCTCATGGCGACGATCAGCGAGGCCCCCGCCCGGTTCACCGGGATGGCAACGTGCTTCTCACACACGTCCTTCGGGACCAG encodes:
- a CDS encoding type IV pilus twitching motility protein PilT; amino-acid sequence: MANLHQLLKAMVEKGASDLHITTGSPPQLRIDGKLVPLKTAPLTPVETKQLAYSILTDAQKHRFEEENELDLSFGVKGLSRFRANIFMQRGAVAGAFRTIPFKILSFAELGLPPVVAELSKRPRGLVLVTGPTGSGKSTTLASIIDKVNNERHEHILTIEDPIEYLHPHKNCVVNQREVGADTQSFKKALKYVLRQDPDVVLVGEMRDLETIESALVISETGHLAFATLHTNSAVQTVNRIIDVFPPYQQPQVRAQLSFVMEGVMSQSLMPRAGTPGRVLALEIMIPNPAIRNLIREDKVHQIYSQMQVGQQKYGMQTFNQGLVSLFQRRMITMEEALGRSSDPEELKQMIGSSAGPAARGPGGRPGSPAR
- the pilB gene encoding type IV-A pilus assembly ATPase PilB, with the protein product MAGRLGELLVRENLISLQQLQAAQDAQKSEGGRLGYHLTKLGYLEETELTGFLAKQYNVPSIDLRAFDIDSEVIKLVPKDVCEKHVAIPVNRAGASLIVAMSDPSNIFAVDDIKFLTGYNIEVAVAAEESIKEAIERYYMSGPSYEDVMEGFDADEIEVAELDGDDVVDIDSAEDAPVVKLVNLILIDAIKKGCSDIHVEPYEKDFRVRFRIDGRLYEVMRPPFKLRNAISSRIKIMSELDIAERRLPQDGRIKLKLGKGREMDFRVSICPTLFGEKAVLRLLDKSNLQLDMTKLGFEPQPLKSFLEAIHRPYGMCLVTGPTGSGKTTTLYSALADLNKTTENISTAEDPVEFNFAGINQVQMHDEIGLNFAAALRSFLRQDPDIIMVGEIRDFETAEIAVKAALTGHMVLSTLHTNDAPSTISRMLNMGIEPFLVTASVNVVVAQRLARKLCVECKRPAEVEDQALLDLGIPPEDIGSFEVYEPVGCRTCNDLGAKGRVALYEVMLLTDPLKELIINGASTAELKMEAVRLGMQTLRMAALNKLKAGIIGIDEVVGNTAPDN